From a single Chloracidobacterium thermophilum B genomic region:
- a CDS encoding VOC family protein — translation MLNAPCFHLAFPVTDLEATRRFYVDGLGCTPGRTSERALILNFFGHQLVAHLVYEPPPPQTGIYPRHFGMVFPTETAWAEVAARAKAQGLRFRHPPRVRFPGEPTEHRTFFLEDPSGNLLEFKHYTNPEAVFGCAELPEVGDDTDR, via the coding sequence ATGTTGAACGCACCCTGCTTTCACCTGGCATTCCCTGTGACCGACCTTGAGGCGACCCGCCGTTTTTATGTTGACGGACTTGGCTGCACTCCGGGCCGAACCTCAGAGCGGGCGCTGATTCTCAACTTCTTTGGGCACCAGCTTGTCGCCCATCTTGTTTATGAGCCACCGCCGCCACAGACCGGCATCTACCCGCGTCACTTCGGCATGGTGTTTCCGACGGAAACGGCCTGGGCTGAAGTTGCAGCACGGGCAAAAGCGCAGGGGCTACGCTTCCGTCACCCACCACGAGTCCGCTTTCCCGGCGAACCGACCGAACACCGGACATTCTTTCTGGAAGACCCGTCGGGCAACCTGCTGGAGTTCAAGCATTACACCAACCCTGAAGCCGTCTTTGGCTGCGCCGAACTCCCTGAAGTTGGCGATGACACCGACCGATGA
- a CDS encoding S9 family peptidase — protein MPSYHQPLPCRKWAAVLCLLGWLSSIFLLPAPAQIPYRTPPKAIADLVDAPLPPVALLSPQRNWLLLADRPTLPPIAEVAQPELRLGGIRFNPKTNGPSQPSYLTGLTLVRLTDGTKRPVTGLPNPARLSDLSWSPDERFLALTHTTTDRVELWLLDVEQAAVRRLGDFQLNAIAGRPFQWLPNSQALLCRTVPAKRGAPPSPPAAPDGPIVQENRGRVTAARTFQDLLRNPYDETLFDYYLTSQLVRVDLNGRTKPIGTPAIFQSAVPSPNGQYFLVQILHRPYSYTLPASYFPNRIQVWDENGNVVREVADLPLRDDIPTSFDAVAKGPRNVQWRSDAPATLVWVEAQDEGNPAVKADIRDRLFFLSAPFAGTPTPSLGFAYRFLAVQWHSGQLAIAYEGWRKTRLRRTWRFQPDAPDAAPTLVFERSTEDRYADPGNFLTTTAPDGTPRLLSPDGGRTLYLTGEGASPEGDRPFLDRFEVATGQTTRLWRSEPPYYENPVALLDPAATRVLLTRESPTAPPNYFIRDMETGRMTALTDFPHPTPQLIGIQKEQIRYKRADGVDLTATLYLPPGYDPQRDGPLPLMMWAYPQEFVSATAASQVQGSPYRFVRVSYWGPLFLLTQGYAVLDDPSFPIVGEGGREPNDTYIEQLVASAKAAIDECVRRGVADPNRVAIGGHSYGAFMTANLLAHSRLFRAGIARSGAYNRTLTPFGFQAEERTYWQAREVYHRMSPFNYADQIRDPLLLIHGEADDNSGTFPIQSERLFQAIKGLGGTVRLVMLPHERHGYRARESILHMLWEMHTWLEEHVKAAKPLEAETKPAGTRSGQPEQR, from the coding sequence ATGCCTTCCTACCATCAACCGCTTCCCTGTCGTAAGTGGGCCGCTGTGCTCTGCCTGCTTGGTTGGCTGAGCAGCATTTTCCTGCTTCCAGCACCCGCCCAAATCCCCTATCGCACCCCCCCAAAAGCCATCGCCGACCTGGTGGATGCCCCCCTGCCACCGGTGGCTCTGCTGAGTCCGCAACGGAACTGGCTGCTGCTGGCCGACCGTCCCACCCTGCCGCCCATTGCCGAAGTCGCCCAGCCCGAACTCCGCCTGGGCGGTATCCGCTTCAACCCAAAGACCAACGGCCCCAGCCAACCGTCCTACCTGACCGGACTCACCCTGGTGCGCCTGACGGACGGGACGAAACGCCCTGTGACCGGACTTCCCAACCCGGCGCGCCTGAGCGACCTCAGTTGGTCGCCGGACGAACGCTTCCTGGCGTTGACCCACACCACGACTGATCGTGTCGAACTGTGGCTGCTCGATGTCGAACAGGCCGCCGTGCGCCGGCTGGGTGATTTCCAGCTCAACGCCATCGCTGGACGCCCCTTCCAGTGGCTTCCCAACAGCCAGGCGCTGCTGTGCCGAACCGTACCGGCCAAGCGCGGTGCACCGCCATCACCGCCAGCCGCGCCGGACGGACCCATCGTGCAGGAAAACCGCGGACGGGTCACGGCCGCCCGTACCTTCCAGGACCTGCTGCGCAATCCCTACGACGAAACGCTGTTTGACTACTATCTTACGTCCCAGCTCGTCCGGGTTGACCTGAACGGCCGTACCAAACCCATCGGCACCCCGGCCATTTTCCAGAGTGCTGTGCCCTCACCCAACGGGCAGTATTTCCTGGTGCAGATACTGCATCGCCCCTATTCCTACACCCTGCCGGCAAGCTATTTCCCCAACCGGATTCAGGTCTGGGACGAAAACGGGAACGTTGTCCGCGAAGTTGCCGACCTGCCGCTGCGGGATGACATCCCGACGAGCTTTGACGCCGTTGCCAAAGGCCCCCGCAACGTACAGTGGCGCAGCGATGCCCCGGCCACGCTCGTCTGGGTGGAAGCTCAGGATGAGGGCAACCCGGCCGTCAAAGCCGACATTCGGGACCGTCTCTTCTTCCTGTCCGCGCCGTTTGCCGGCACCCCCACACCCAGCCTTGGCTTTGCCTACCGTTTTCTGGCCGTCCAGTGGCACAGCGGACAGTTGGCCATTGCCTACGAAGGCTGGCGCAAAACGCGCCTGCGCCGTACCTGGCGATTCCAACCGGATGCCCCCGACGCGGCACCAACGCTTGTGTTTGAACGTTCAACCGAAGACCGCTATGCCGACCCCGGCAACTTTCTCACCACCACAGCCCCTGATGGCACACCCCGCCTGCTTTCGCCTGATGGCGGCAGGACGCTCTACCTGACCGGCGAAGGCGCTTCGCCGGAAGGCGACCGCCCGTTTCTGGATCGCTTCGAGGTAGCCACGGGCCAGACAACACGGCTGTGGCGGTCAGAACCGCCCTACTATGAAAACCCCGTAGCCCTGCTTGACCCCGCAGCCACGCGCGTTCTGCTCACGCGCGAGTCGCCAACCGCGCCGCCCAACTACTTCATCCGGGACATGGAGACAGGCCGGATGACGGCGCTCACGGACTTCCCCCACCCGACGCCCCAGCTCATCGGCATCCAGAAAGAGCAAATCCGCTACAAACGGGCCGACGGCGTTGATCTGACGGCAACGCTCTACCTGCCGCCCGGCTATGACCCCCAACGCGACGGCCCCCTGCCGCTGATGATGTGGGCCTACCCACAGGAATTCGTCAGCGCCACGGCCGCCAGTCAGGTACAGGGGTCGCCCTACCGGTTCGTCCGTGTCAGCTACTGGGGGCCACTTTTCCTGCTGACGCAGGGGTATGCCGTCCTCGATGACCCCTCCTTCCCTATCGTGGGCGAAGGCGGCCGCGAACCGAATGACACCTACATCGAGCAGCTCGTAGCCTCGGCCAAGGCGGCCATTGATGAATGTGTCCGGCGCGGTGTCGCCGACCCCAACCGCGTCGCCATCGGTGGCCACTCCTACGGGGCGTTCATGACGGCCAACCTGCTGGCCCACTCGCGGCTGTTCCGCGCCGGGATTGCCCGCAGCGGCGCTTACAACCGGACGCTCACCCCCTTTGGCTTTCAGGCCGAAGAGCGTACCTACTGGCAGGCCCGCGAGGTGTATCACCGCATGTCGCCGTTCAACTACGCCGACCAGATACGCGACCCGCTGCTGCTGATTCACGGCGAAGCCGACGACAACTCCGGCACCTTCCCCATCCAGAGCGAACGGCTGTTTCAGGCCATCAAGGGCCTTGGCGGGACAGTACGGCTGGTGATGCTGCCTCACGAACGCCATGGCTACCGGGCGCGCGAATCCATCCTGCACATGCTCTGGGAGATGCACACCTGGCTGGAAGAGCACGTCAAGGCGGCCAAACCGCTGGAAGCCGAAACAAAACCGGCCGGGACCCGTTCCGGCCAGCCGGAACAGCGCTGA
- a CDS encoding alpha/beta fold hydrolase — MEQPLNPSSHYFHSHRLKLHYWDYGGPDDRLPLILVHGTQDHARSWDDFAREFRREYHVYALDLRGHGDSAWVEGAMYAFPEFMLDLVAFGGVVQRFPAAIVGHSLGGIVAMHYAGAFPERVSAVVNIEGWGPPPATRTKTYTERLRTWAERVLAAESRTPRRYASIEEATARMKEANPHLSDAMAAHLTRYGTNRTADGSLIWKFDPYLRNLPPLGLPTELARELFAAVQCPVLCIRGAKSWAANLAQSPQLQMIERMQYVEIPDAGHWVHHDQFEAVVDATRRFLADVA; from the coding sequence ATGGAACAACCTTTGAACCCATCGTCACACTACTTCCACTCGCACCGGCTCAAGCTGCACTACTGGGACTACGGCGGGCCCGACGACCGCCTGCCGCTCATTCTCGTCCACGGCACGCAGGATCACGCGCGAAGCTGGGATGACTTTGCGCGGGAGTTCCGCCGCGAGTACCACGTTTATGCCCTTGACCTGCGCGGCCATGGCGACAGCGCGTGGGTGGAAGGTGCGATGTACGCTTTCCCGGAGTTCATGCTCGACCTGGTGGCCTTCGGCGGTGTCGTGCAGCGGTTTCCGGCGGCCATCGTCGGGCACTCGCTGGGCGGCATTGTGGCCATGCACTACGCCGGCGCGTTTCCCGAACGGGTCTCGGCCGTCGTCAACATCGAAGGCTGGGGCCCGCCCCCGGCGACAAGGACGAAGACCTACACGGAACGGCTGCGCACCTGGGCAGAACGGGTGCTGGCCGCCGAAAGCCGGACGCCGCGCCGCTATGCCTCCATCGAGGAAGCCACGGCCCGGATGAAGGAAGCCAATCCGCATCTTTCCGATGCCATGGCCGCGCACCTGACGCGCTACGGCACGAACCGTACGGCCGACGGCAGCCTCATCTGGAAGTTCGATCCCTACCTGCGCAACCTGCCGCCGCTGGGACTGCCGACCGAACTGGCCAGGGAACTCTTTGCGGCCGTGCAATGCCCGGTACTGTGCATCCGGGGCGCGAAAAGCTGGGCGGCCAACCTTGCGCAGAGTCCGCAGCTTCAGATGATCGAGCGGATGCAGTACGTCGAAATTCCCGACGCCGGCCACTGGGTTCACCACGACCAGTTTGAAGCCGTCGTGGACGCAACGCGCCGCTTTCTGGCCGATGTTGCGTAG
- the sctN gene encoding type III secretion system ATPase SctN yields the protein METLAVPKLDLSPYVRALDWLPSVEVRGRVTELVGLLVRASVPGARIEELCLIRSPHRAQDLKAEVVGFRGSEIILMPLGELQDVAMGAEVISTGGSLKVRVGDALLGRVLDGLGEPMDGKGPIPNAVEVSVTARPPDPMKRQRVTRRFMTGVRAIDATLTVGEGQRVGVFAAAGVGKSTLLGMLARNTEAEVNVIALIGERGREVRDFLEHDLGPEGLKRSVIVVATSNEPSLVRLKAAHVATAIAEYFRDQGKKVLLMMDSVTRFARALREVGLATGEPPARAGFPPSVFSELPKLLERTGNSQRGSITAFYTVLVEGDDMTEPIADETRSILDGHIILSRALAAAGHYPAIDVRHSVSRVMTAVADKDHIAKAMKLRDILDAYESQKDLILIGAYKSGKDKRTDYAISKIDAVNQFLRQPTSEKADFQDTLNRLTKLVS from the coding sequence ATGGAGACCCTGGCAGTACCGAAACTTGACCTGTCGCCCTACGTCCGGGCGCTTGACTGGCTGCCGTCGGTGGAAGTCCGGGGGCGCGTGACGGAACTGGTCGGCCTGCTGGTACGGGCTTCCGTACCGGGTGCCCGCATTGAAGAGCTGTGCCTGATTCGGTCGCCGCACCGGGCGCAGGACCTCAAGGCCGAGGTCGTCGGATTCCGGGGGTCAGAGATCATTCTCATGCCCTTGGGCGAGTTGCAGGATGTCGCCATGGGGGCGGAAGTCATTTCAACCGGTGGCTCGCTCAAGGTCCGGGTGGGTGATGCGCTGCTGGGGCGGGTGCTCGACGGCCTGGGCGAGCCGATGGATGGCAAGGGGCCGATTCCGAATGCCGTGGAGGTGTCCGTCACGGCACGCCCGCCGGACCCGATGAAGCGCCAGCGCGTGACCAGGCGGTTTATGACTGGCGTCCGCGCCATAGATGCTACCCTGACGGTTGGCGAAGGGCAGCGCGTCGGCGTCTTTGCGGCGGCTGGTGTGGGGAAATCCACCCTGCTCGGCATGCTGGCGCGCAATACCGAAGCCGAAGTCAACGTCATCGCGCTCATCGGCGAACGTGGTCGTGAAGTGCGCGACTTCCTTGAACACGACCTTGGCCCGGAAGGTCTCAAACGCTCGGTCATCGTGGTTGCCACTTCAAACGAGCCATCGCTGGTGCGCCTCAAGGCCGCGCACGTGGCCACGGCCATTGCCGAATACTTCCGCGACCAGGGCAAAAAGGTGCTGCTGATGATGGATTCCGTGACGCGCTTTGCGCGCGCGCTGCGCGAAGTCGGTCTCGCCACGGGGGAGCCGCCGGCGCGCGCCGGTTTTCCGCCTTCGGTGTTCAGCGAGTTGCCCAAGCTGCTCGAACGGACGGGCAATTCCCAGCGCGGCTCGATCACGGCGTTTTACACCGTTCTGGTCGAAGGCGATGACATGACGGAACCCATTGCCGACGAAACCCGCTCGATTCTCGACGGGCATATCATTCTCTCGCGGGCGCTGGCGGCGGCCGGGCATTATCCGGCGATTGATGTACGGCACTCGGTGTCGCGCGTCATGACGGCCGTGGCCGACAAGGACCACATCGCCAAGGCCATGAAACTGCGCGACATCCTCGACGCCTACGAGTCGCAGAAGGACCTCATTCTTATCGGGGCCTACAAAAGCGGCAAGGACAAGCGCACCGACTACGCCATTTCCAAAATTGACGCCGTCAACCAGTTTTTGCGCCAGCCCACGAGCGAGAAAGCCGATTTCCAGGACACGCTCAACCGCCTGACAAAGCTGGTTTCCTGA
- a CDS encoding peptide MFS transporter — MSAAIAETPEGVMSGKQFFGHPIGLMTLFFTELWERFSYYGMRALLVLYMTASHENGGLGYSNAQAALVYGTYTSAVYLLAMPGGWAADRLLGLKYAVFIGGIIIAAGHFSMAFESEVAFYTGLVLIVLGTGLLKPNISAIVGRLYRPEDQRRDAGFSIFYMGINIGAFLAPLACGFLAQSDTWKHTIAGWGFQPSSSWHWGFAAAGIGMTLGLVQYIVGFKYLEGVGERPVREDGNTTPVWEGLASYLAVAFALFAVVAGLQQLHGLVVGRLGNAAGYAYIALVFAGIIALVWFSFLRTLAEDELKRMLAIVYFFLASIVFWALFEQAGSSLNLYADRLTDCRIFGFAFPSSYFQSLNPILIIFLAPVFAWLWVQWGDRQPSSPAKFSVGILLVGVGFVVAAVGVAFLNGGKLSPWWLVAVYLIHTVGELCLSPVGLSTMTKLAPERLSGLVMGIWFLGPTFGNYIGGLIAGHFDETRPESVGSLFYQVAATGIVVSVVAFALTPFIRRLMGNVR; from the coding sequence ATGTCGGCTGCCATTGCAGAGACGCCGGAAGGCGTCATGTCAGGAAAGCAGTTTTTCGGCCATCCCATCGGCCTGATGACGCTGTTTTTTACGGAACTGTGGGAGCGTTTCAGCTACTACGGCATGCGGGCGCTCCTCGTTTTGTACATGACGGCCAGCCACGAAAACGGCGGGCTGGGCTATTCCAACGCGCAGGCGGCGCTGGTCTATGGCACGTACACCTCCGCCGTCTATCTGCTGGCTATGCCCGGCGGTTGGGCGGCTGACCGGCTGCTGGGTCTGAAATACGCCGTTTTCATTGGCGGCATCATCATTGCCGCCGGTCACTTTTCCATGGCTTTTGAGTCGGAAGTGGCCTTTTACACCGGTCTCGTGCTGATTGTGCTCGGCACGGGTCTTCTGAAGCCCAACATCAGCGCCATTGTCGGACGGCTCTATCGGCCGGAAGACCAGCGCCGGGATGCCGGTTTCTCGATTTTTTACATGGGCATCAACATCGGAGCCTTTCTCGCGCCGCTGGCCTGCGGCTTTCTGGCCCAATCCGACACGTGGAAACACACCATTGCCGGCTGGGGCTTTCAGCCGAGTTCAAGCTGGCACTGGGGCTTTGCCGCCGCCGGCATCGGGATGACGCTGGGACTGGTGCAGTACATTGTCGGCTTCAAGTACCTGGAAGGCGTCGGCGAACGTCCGGTGCGCGAAGATGGCAACACAACGCCGGTCTGGGAGGGGCTGGCGTCATACCTGGCCGTGGCCTTTGCCCTGTTTGCCGTCGTCGCGGGCCTTCAGCAACTCCACGGGCTGGTTGTGGGCCGTCTGGGCAATGCGGCCGGCTATGCCTACATTGCGCTGGTTTTTGCCGGCATCATTGCCCTGGTCTGGTTTTCCTTCCTCCGTACCCTGGCGGAAGACGAACTCAAACGGATGCTGGCCATTGTGTATTTCTTCCTGGCCTCGATTGTGTTCTGGGCGCTTTTCGAGCAGGCCGGATCGAGCCTCAACCTCTATGCCGACCGGCTGACGGACTGCCGCATCTTCGGTTTTGCGTTTCCTTCGAGTTACTTCCAGTCGCTCAACCCCATCCTCATTATCTTCCTGGCGCCGGTCTTCGCCTGGCTCTGGGTGCAGTGGGGCGACCGGCAGCCGTCCAGCCCGGCCAAGTTTTCCGTCGGCATCCTGCTGGTCGGCGTCGGCTTCGTTGTAGCCGCCGTGGGCGTGGCCTTTCTCAACGGCGGCAAGCTGAGTCCGTGGTGGCTGGTGGCGGTCTATCTCATCCACACGGTGGGCGAACTGTGCCTGAGTCCGGTGGGCCTGAGTACGATGACCAAGCTGGCCCCGGAACGGCTGAGCGGGTTGGTGATGGGGATATGGTTTCTGGGTCCGACCTTCGGCAACTACATTGGTGGTCTCATTGCCGGTCACTTCGACGAAACCCGCCCGGAAAGCGTCGGTTCGCTGTTTTACCAGGTGGCGGCGACCGGGATCGTGGTTTCCGTGGTGGCGTTTGCCCTCACACCGTTCATCCGCCGCCTTATGGGTAACGTGCGCTAG
- a CDS encoding RNA-guided endonuclease InsQ/TnpB family protein, translated as MRVMEAKLLNGTAEQYQALDEAIRTAQFVRNKCVRYWMDNKSVNKAVLYAHCKDLAKEFDFVKKLNSAARQASAERAWASISRFYTNCRNKAVKKGYPKFKKHCRSVEYKVSGWKLSGDGMSITFTDGFNAGAFALYCNGEARHHILNSKINRVRVIRRADGYYAQFCLDVERKEQGAYTGNVIGIDLGLKAFYTDQNGNPVEYPKFLRRSERRLKQHQRRLSRKFKKGAKSQSKNYHKQRKRLGKVHLKVQRQRKDWAIKQARCVVASHDVVAYEDLQVKNLVKNHHLAKSIHDAGWSQFTAWLDYYGKVWDKAVVSVPPQYTTQDCSNCGHYGSKNPIH; from the coding sequence ATGAGAGTAATGGAAGCCAAGCTACTAAACGGGACAGCAGAGCAGTATCAGGCTCTGGATGAAGCCATCCGTACCGCACAGTTTGTCAGAAACAAATGTGTGCGGTACTGGATGGACAACAAGAGTGTAAACAAAGCTGTTCTCTATGCCCACTGCAAAGACCTGGCCAAAGAGTTTGACTTTGTCAAGAAGTTAAACTCAGCGGCAAGGCAGGCAAGTGCAGAGCGAGCTTGGGCTTCCATTTCCCGGTTCTATACCAACTGCAGAAACAAGGCGGTCAAGAAAGGGTATCCCAAGTTCAAGAAGCATTGCCGTTCTGTGGAATACAAGGTATCTGGCTGGAAGCTGTCAGGAGATGGAATGTCTATCACCTTCACTGATGGCTTCAATGCTGGTGCTTTTGCTCTGTACTGCAATGGTGAGGCAAGACACCATATCCTAAACTCCAAAATCAATCGGGTGCGGGTGATACGCAGGGCAGATGGGTACTATGCTCAGTTCTGCCTGGATGTGGAGCGCAAAGAGCAGGGAGCATACACAGGCAATGTTATTGGCATTGACTTGGGCTTGAAGGCTTTCTACACCGACCAGAACGGCAACCCTGTAGAGTATCCTAAGTTTTTGAGGCGTAGTGAAAGAAGGTTAAAGCAACACCAGCGCAGATTAAGTCGGAAGTTCAAGAAGGGGGCAAAATCCCAATCCAAGAACTACCACAAGCAAAGAAAGCGACTGGGCAAAGTGCATCTGAAAGTCCAACGCCAGCGTAAAGACTGGGCAATTAAGCAGGCACGGTGCGTGGTGGCATCTCACGATGTCGTGGCGTATGAAGACTTGCAGGTGAAGAACCTGGTCAAAAATCATCATCTTGCCAAATCCATTCATGATGCTGGCTGGTCTCAATTCACTGCGTGGCTGGACTACTACGGCAAGGTGTGGGACAAGGCAGTAGTCAGCGTACCGCCGCAGTACACCACACAGGACTGTAGTAACTGTGGGCATTATGGTAGTAAAAACCCTATCCACTAG
- a CDS encoding alpha/beta hydrolase, whose product MAGLKPTTSPQTSFARRYPFAARLLRVGLVLFTLGLLGYVGAGVYFYTRQHAMVFRPVARGEQARRQVAAPLGASYVTFSAARGETITALFGPALDEHGDRVLPDAARRPTLLFFYGVGEYLNYPFLRNQIEVFRRAGFNVLVPEYIGLGLSSGEPSEQGLYDTALAAFEYLKRRPDVDPQRIFIVGHSLGGAPAVDLAARVQPAGLMTLATFTSLPDIAALRYPMFPCHYLTRIRCPNVEKIRQVRAPILILHAENDTTVPLWMAEALTKAAFEGGNQQVVQITIPSGNHDTIFALPKGEAVRAMQAFAGIAPVTPEKGRPETPQPAQAAGGVGSTPSAAVRNIAVGTTTAATMNRQ is encoded by the coding sequence ATGGCAGGACTGAAACCAACAACCTCTCCACAAACTTCCTTTGCCCGGCGCTATCCCTTCGCAGCGCGTCTGCTGCGGGTAGGCCTCGTGCTGTTCACCTTGGGACTGCTCGGCTATGTCGGCGCAGGCGTTTACTTCTACACCCGTCAGCATGCCATGGTGTTCCGTCCTGTCGCCCGTGGGGAACAGGCCCGGCGGCAGGTGGCGGCGCCGCTGGGCGCAAGCTACGTCACGTTTTCAGCGGCGCGGGGCGAGACCATTACGGCGTTGTTCGGCCCGGCGCTCGACGAACACGGCGACCGGGTGCTTCCCGATGCCGCCCGCCGCCCGACCCTGCTGTTCTTCTACGGCGTCGGCGAATACCTCAACTATCCGTTTCTCCGCAATCAGATAGAAGTCTTCCGCCGGGCCGGGTTCAACGTTCTGGTGCCGGAATACATCGGGTTGGGACTCAGCAGCGGAGAGCCAAGCGAACAGGGGCTGTATGACACGGCGCTGGCTGCCTTTGAATATCTCAAACGGCGGCCGGACGTTGACCCGCAGCGGATTTTCATCGTCGGGCATTCACTGGGCGGCGCGCCGGCCGTGGATTTGGCGGCGCGGGTGCAGCCGGCCGGACTGATGACCCTGGCCACCTTCACCTCCCTGCCCGATATTGCCGCCCTGCGCTACCCGATGTTTCCCTGCCACTACCTGACGCGCATCCGCTGCCCGAACGTCGAAAAAATCCGGCAGGTGCGCGCGCCGATTCTCATCCTGCATGCCGAAAACGACACGACTGTGCCGCTCTGGATGGCCGAGGCGCTGACCAAAGCGGCCTTTGAAGGCGGCAATCAGCAGGTGGTGCAGATCACCATCCCCAGCGGGAATCACGACACGATCTTTGCCCTGCCCAAGGGGGAGGCTGTCCGCGCCATGCAGGCGTTTGCCGGGATTGCACCTGTGACCCCAGAGAAGGGCCGCCCGGAGACGCCGCAACCGGCTCAGGCCGCCGGCGGTGTCGGGTCCACACCTTCCGCTGCTGTCCGCAACATTGCTGTCGGGACGACCACCGCGGCCACAATGAACAGGCAGTAG
- the acs gene encoding acetate--CoA ligase — MTESYAIESHQHETRQFPPPPDFARQANVTPELAAQLYAEAEADFEAFWAKQAEALDWMTPWTHVLEWNPPHAKWFIGGKLNISANCLDRHLKTWRRTKAAIVWEGEPGDTRTLTYWELHREVCRFANVLKKFGVRAGDRVAIYMPMTPEIAIAMLACARIGATHSVVFGGFSAEALRDRINDAGCKLVVTADGCWRRGTEVRLKPAVDAALEQTPTVETCLVLRRTGSKVDMQPGRDHWWHEMLETVGDDCPPEALDAEHPLFILYTSGTTGKPKGILHTTGGYLTQVAATARWVLDLKDDDVYWCTADVGWVTGHSYVVYGPLANGATVMMYEGAPNHPEPDRFWRIVDRHGVTILYTAPTAIRAFIRWGEQWVLKHRLDSLRLLGTVGEPINPEAWMWYRQVVGKGRCPIVDTWWQTETGGMMIAPLPGATTTTPGTATRPLPGISADIRLKDGRSVDANEGGYLVLTRPWPAMLRTIWGDDERYRRQYWSEIEGVYFAGDGARRDEHGNYWIMGRVDDVINVSGHRLGTAEIESALVSHEAVAEAAVVGRPDELKGSAIVAFVTLQGGRAGDDALRAALREHVAKEIGALAKPDDIRFTDALPKTRSGKIMRRLLREIAASGNVVGDVTTLEDFSVLEKLRADED, encoded by the coding sequence ATGACTGAATCCTATGCCATCGAGTCTCACCAGCATGAAACCAGACAGTTTCCACCGCCGCCGGACTTTGCCCGGCAGGCCAACGTCACGCCGGAACTCGCCGCCCAACTCTATGCCGAAGCGGAAGCTGACTTCGAGGCTTTCTGGGCCAAACAGGCGGAGGCCCTCGACTGGATGACGCCCTGGACGCACGTTCTGGAGTGGAACCCACCCCACGCCAAGTGGTTCATCGGCGGCAAACTCAACATTTCTGCCAACTGCCTTGACCGTCACCTGAAAACCTGGCGGCGCACGAAAGCGGCCATCGTGTGGGAAGGCGAGCCGGGCGACACCCGGACGCTGACGTACTGGGAATTGCACCGCGAAGTCTGCCGGTTTGCCAATGTTCTGAAGAAGTTTGGCGTCCGGGCCGGCGACCGCGTGGCCATTTACATGCCGATGACGCCGGAAATCGCCATCGCCATGCTGGCCTGCGCCCGCATCGGGGCGACACACTCCGTCGTTTTCGGCGGTTTCTCGGCTGAAGCCCTGCGCGACCGCATCAACGACGCCGGCTGCAAACTTGTCGTCACGGCCGACGGCTGCTGGCGACGCGGGACGGAAGTCCGCCTCAAACCGGCCGTGGATGCGGCCCTTGAGCAAACGCCAACCGTTGAAACCTGTCTCGTGTTGCGACGCACCGGCTCGAAGGTGGACATGCAGCCCGGACGCGATCACTGGTGGCACGAAATGCTCGAAACGGTAGGCGACGACTGTCCGCCGGAAGCGCTCGATGCCGAACATCCGCTGTTCATCCTCTACACCAGCGGCACGACCGGCAAACCCAAGGGCATCCTGCACACGACGGGCGGCTACCTGACACAGGTGGCGGCCACGGCCCGGTGGGTGCTCGACCTCAAGGACGATGATGTGTACTGGTGCACGGCCGATGTCGGCTGGGTGACAGGCCACAGCTACGTCGTCTATGGGCCGCTGGCCAACGGGGCCACGGTGATGATGTACGAAGGCGCGCCCAACCATCCTGAGCCGGACCGCTTCTGGCGCATCGTGGACCGCCACGGCGTGACGATTCTTTACACCGCCCCGACTGCCATCCGGGCGTTTATCCGCTGGGGGGAGCAGTGGGTGCTGAAACATCGCCTCGACAGCCTGCGCCTGCTTGGTACGGTTGGCGAACCCATCAACCCCGAAGCCTGGATGTGGTATCGCCAGGTGGTGGGGAAAGGACGCTGCCCCATCGTGGACACCTGGTGGCAAACCGAAACCGGCGGCATGATGATTGCGCCCCTGCCGGGGGCCACGACGACGACGCCCGGTACGGCCACCCGTCCGCTGCCGGGCATCAGCGCCGATATTCGTCTGAAAGACGGCCGCTCGGTTGATGCCAACGAAGGAGGCTATCTCGTTCTGACGCGGCCCTGGCCCGCGATGCTGCGTACCATCTGGGGCGACGACGAACGCTACCGCCGGCAATACTGGAGCGAGATCGAAGGCGTCTATTTTGCTGGCGACGGCGCACGGCGCGATGAACATGGCAACTACTGGATCATGGGGCGGGTGGATGATGTCATCAACGTCAGCGGCCACCGGCTGGGCACGGCTGAAATCGAAAGCGCGCTGGTGTCGCACGAAGCCGTGGCCGAGGCGGCGGTCGTCGGCCGGCCTGATGAACTCAAAGGCTCAGCGATTGTGGCGTTTGTCACGCTTCAGGGCGGCCGGGCCGGGGATGATGCCCTCCGGGCTGCCCTGCGCGAGCATGTGGCGAAGGAAATCGGCGCGCTGGCCAAGCCGGACGACATCCGCTTTACCGATGCACTGCCCAAGACGCGCTCCGGTAAAATCATGCGCCGCCTGCTGCGCGAAATCGCCGCCAGCGGCAATGTCGTCGGGGATGTCACCACGCTGGAGGATTTTTCGGTACTCGAAAAGCTCCGCGCTGATGAGGATTGA